A section of the Hevea brasiliensis isolate MT/VB/25A 57/8 chromosome 17, ASM3005281v1, whole genome shotgun sequence genome encodes:
- the LOC131175558 gene encoding uncharacterized protein LOC131175558 encodes MELVDTLERRRVNIACIQETKWVGEKSKEVGNSGYKLWFTRKERNKNGVGIIIDRTLKDAVVAMKRVRDRIILVKLVLEGETINIFSAYAPQIGLDSENKQRFWEDMDNLMQSIPNEENVFIGGDLNGHVGSDRQGYENVHGGFGFGSRNEEGKSILDFAMAYDLILANTYFIKRESHLVTLKNGQHRSQIDFLLTRKTNRALCKDCKVIPGEALTSQHRLVVLDVKFRNNSSKVRRNSVARTKWWEFKGVKQVKFKNELLESEVWKLDMEANDMWIQMASKIREVARKVLGESKGHGPPSKRDGGGMRKYKRQ; translated from the coding sequence atggagcttgtggataccttggaaaggagaagggtgaatattgcttgtattcaggagactaaatgggtaggagagaaaagtaaggaagtgggtaattcagggtacaaactgtggtttaccagaaaggagagaaacaagaacggagtgggtataatcatagacagaacattgaaagacgcagtagtagctatgaaaagagtaagagatagaattatactagtaaagctagtactagaaggagaaacaataaatatatttagtgcttatgccccacaaataggactagacagtgagaataaacaaaggttttgggaagatatggataatttaatgcaaagcataccgaatgaagagaatgttttcattggtggagatttgaatggacatgtaggaagtgataggcaaggttatgagaatgttcatggaggttttggttttggcagtcgaaatgaggagggaaaaagcatcctggattttgctatggcatacgacctaatactagcaaatacctactttataaaaagagagtcacatttagtgactttaaaaaatgggcaacatagaagccaaatcgacttcctcttaaccaggaagacaaatagagctctatgcaaggattgcaaggtcattccaggagaggctttaacaagtcaacataggttggtggtcttggatgtcaagtttaggaacaattcaagtaaggtcagaagaaatagtgtagctcgaacaaagtggtgggagttcaaaggagtaaagcaagtgaagttcaaaaatgagcttctcgagtccgaagtatggaagctagatatggaggccaatgatatgtggatacagatggcatcaaagattagagaagtagctagaaaagtacttggagagtctaaaggacatggaccaccctcaaagagagatggtggtggaatgaggaagtacaaaaggcagtga